The following coding sequences are from one Lepisosteus oculatus isolate fLepOcu1 chromosome 19, fLepOcu1.hap2, whole genome shotgun sequence window:
- the meiob gene encoding meiosis-specific with OB domain-containing protein isoform X3, producing MSFNAPLQNCISISDLHPSTTHPNVEGVVIGKTDIKGFPDRKSCVQYIFSDIGSERHTFRFTIKDSPDHFINVFSWGRENFIRALSDSFRIGDCVVIENPLIVTKDVEKEEQFNPSTPSFYKLLVSENHSTVRVCSDIERETRLLSLFHLPVKDSQDFYPLGDIIANGQSLDGKVINILAAVRSVGGPKYFTTADRRKGQRCEVKLFDETVPSFPLICWDNEAIHLAQTWIPIETVLFIADARITFDRFRHSMAATVTSKTIITVNPDTREANLLFNYAGEFVKTGGLDDPDDLAADGVNLDSIVDVFTVHQLKLRAHENLDGPDSIYGITYAFVTTMNLDSSCSKLIRNRCARCMFLINEETQSCSSITCSESGNPTEAIASFDLLVDLTDHTGTLKSCNLSGTAAEKTLGCTAEEFICLTEGQKTALKWKFLLERCKVYHKPTTVIEFKLLISRCFQPPIPEVV from the exons atgtcatttaatgCTCCACTTCAGAACTGCATTTCCATATCGGACCTGCACCCAAGCACCACTCATCCT AATGTCGAAGGAGTTGTTATTGGCAAGACCGATATCAAAGGCTTTCCAGACAGAAAAAGTtgcgtacagtatatttttagtg ATATTGGGTCAGAAAGACACACATTCAGGTTTACAATTAAGGATTCTCCTGACCATTTCATCAATGTTTTTTCCTGGGGAAGAGAGAATTTTATCCGTGCCTTGTCAGACAGTTTCAGAATTGGAGACTGTG TTGTAATTGAAAACCCTTTAATAGTAACCAAAGATGTGGAGAAAGAGGAGCAGTTCAACCCATCAACCCCAAG cttctaCAAACTGTTAGTGAGCGAAAACCATTCAACTGTCAGGGTATGCTCTGACATAGAAAGAGAAACCAGGCTTCTTTCTTTATTCCATCTGCCTGTGAAGGATTCTCAAGATTTCTACCCACTGGGGGACATTATTGCCAATGGGCAGAGCCTTGATGGAAAAGTTATAAATATTCTGGCAGCAGTTCGATCG GTTGGTGGACcaaagtatttcacaacagcaGACAGGCGCAAAGGACAGAGGTGTGAAGTAAAACTATTTGATGAAACTGTACCGTCCTTTCCCTTGATCTG CTGGGACAATGAAGCCATTCATCTTGCTCAGACATGGATCCCAATAGAGACAG tgcTCTTCATTGCTGATGCCCGAATTACATTTGACAGGTTTCGTCACAGTATGGCTGCAACAGTTACTTCGAAAACAATCATTACTGTCAACCCTG ACACAAGAGAAGCCAATCTGCTGTTCAACTATGCCGGGGAGTTTGTTAAAACTGGAGGATTGGATGACCCAGATGACCTGGCAGCAGATGGAGTGAACT tggaCTCTATTGTTGATGTATTCACTGTACATCAGCTGAAACTCAGAGCCCATGAAAATCTTGATGGGCCTgactccatctatggaatcaCGTATGCCTTCGTCACTACAATGAACCTTGACTCATCTTGTTCCAAATTAATACGAAACAGGTG TGCAAGATGCATGTTTTTGATAAATGAAGAAACGCAGAGTTGCTCCAGCATCACATGCAGTGAGTCAGGAAATCCTACAGAAGCCATTGCAAGCTTTGATTTGCTGGTGGACCTCACTGATCACACTGGCACTCTGAAGTCCTGCAACCTGTCTGGCACTGCAGCAGAAAAAACACTGGGCTGCACT gctgaagagtttATTTGTCTGACAGAAGGGCAGAAGACAGCCCTGAAATGGAAATTCCTTCTGGAAAGGTGCAAAGTTTACCATAAG CCTACCACAGTCATCGAGTTTAAGCTGTTAATTTCCAGGTGCTTCCAGCCCCCAATTCCAGAAGTGGTCTGA
- the meiob gene encoding meiosis-specific with OB domain-containing protein isoform X1: protein MSFNAPLQNCISISDLHPSTTHPNVEGVVIGKTDIKGFPDRKSCVQYIFSDIGSERHTFRFTIKDSPDHFINVFSWGRENFIRALSDSFRIGDCVVIENPLIVTKDVEKEEQFNPSTPSFYKLLVSENHSTVRVCSDIERETRLLSLFHLPVKDSQDFYPLGDIIANGQSLDGKVINILAAVRSVGGPKYFTTADRRKGQRCEVKLFDETVPSFPLICWDNEAIHLAQTWIPIETVLFIADARITFDRFRHSMAATVTSKTIITVNPDTREANLLFNYAGEFVKTGGLDDPDDLAADGVNLDSIVDVFTVHQLKLRAHENLDGPDSIYGITYAFVTTMNLDSSCSKLIRNRCARCMFLINEETQSCSSITCSESGNPTEAIASFDLLVDLTDHTGTLKSCNLSGTAAEKTLGCTAEEFICLTEGQKTALKWKFLLERCKVYHKVLPAPNSRSGLRVNVLSCTLADPVETGQSFSRSAM from the exons atgtcatttaatgCTCCACTTCAGAACTGCATTTCCATATCGGACCTGCACCCAAGCACCACTCATCCT AATGTCGAAGGAGTTGTTATTGGCAAGACCGATATCAAAGGCTTTCCAGACAGAAAAAGTtgcgtacagtatatttttagtg ATATTGGGTCAGAAAGACACACATTCAGGTTTACAATTAAGGATTCTCCTGACCATTTCATCAATGTTTTTTCCTGGGGAAGAGAGAATTTTATCCGTGCCTTGTCAGACAGTTTCAGAATTGGAGACTGTG TTGTAATTGAAAACCCTTTAATAGTAACCAAAGATGTGGAGAAAGAGGAGCAGTTCAACCCATCAACCCCAAG cttctaCAAACTGTTAGTGAGCGAAAACCATTCAACTGTCAGGGTATGCTCTGACATAGAAAGAGAAACCAGGCTTCTTTCTTTATTCCATCTGCCTGTGAAGGATTCTCAAGATTTCTACCCACTGGGGGACATTATTGCCAATGGGCAGAGCCTTGATGGAAAAGTTATAAATATTCTGGCAGCAGTTCGATCG GTTGGTGGACcaaagtatttcacaacagcaGACAGGCGCAAAGGACAGAGGTGTGAAGTAAAACTATTTGATGAAACTGTACCGTCCTTTCCCTTGATCTG CTGGGACAATGAAGCCATTCATCTTGCTCAGACATGGATCCCAATAGAGACAG tgcTCTTCATTGCTGATGCCCGAATTACATTTGACAGGTTTCGTCACAGTATGGCTGCAACAGTTACTTCGAAAACAATCATTACTGTCAACCCTG ACACAAGAGAAGCCAATCTGCTGTTCAACTATGCCGGGGAGTTTGTTAAAACTGGAGGATTGGATGACCCAGATGACCTGGCAGCAGATGGAGTGAACT tggaCTCTATTGTTGATGTATTCACTGTACATCAGCTGAAACTCAGAGCCCATGAAAATCTTGATGGGCCTgactccatctatggaatcaCGTATGCCTTCGTCACTACAATGAACCTTGACTCATCTTGTTCCAAATTAATACGAAACAGGTG TGCAAGATGCATGTTTTTGATAAATGAAGAAACGCAGAGTTGCTCCAGCATCACATGCAGTGAGTCAGGAAATCCTACAGAAGCCATTGCAAGCTTTGATTTGCTGGTGGACCTCACTGATCACACTGGCACTCTGAAGTCCTGCAACCTGTCTGGCACTGCAGCAGAAAAAACACTGGGCTGCACT gctgaagagtttATTTGTCTGACAGAAGGGCAGAAGACAGCCCTGAAATGGAAATTCCTTCTGGAAAGGTGCAAAGTTTACCATAAG GTGCTTCCAGCCCCCAATTCCAGAAGTGGTCTGAGGGTGAATGTGCTGTCCTGCACACTGGCTGACCCTGTGGAAACAGGACAAAGCTTTTCGAGATCAGCAATGTGA
- the meiob gene encoding meiosis-specific with OB domain-containing protein isoform X2: MSFNAPLQNCISISDLHPSTTHPNVEGVVIGKTDIKGFPDRKNIGSERHTFRFTIKDSPDHFINVFSWGRENFIRALSDSFRIGDCVVIENPLIVTKDVEKEEQFNPSTPSFYKLLVSENHSTVRVCSDIERETRLLSLFHLPVKDSQDFYPLGDIIANGQSLDGKVINILAAVRSVGGPKYFTTADRRKGQRCEVKLFDETVPSFPLICWDNEAIHLAQTWIPIETVLFIADARITFDRFRHSMAATVTSKTIITVNPDTREANLLFNYAGEFVKTGGLDDPDDLAADGVNLDSIVDVFTVHQLKLRAHENLDGPDSIYGITYAFVTTMNLDSSCSKLIRNRCARCMFLINEETQSCSSITCSESGNPTEAIASFDLLVDLTDHTGTLKSCNLSGTAAEKTLGCTAEEFICLTEGQKTALKWKFLLERCKVYHKVLPAPNSRSGLRVNVLSCTLADPVETGQSFSRSAM; the protein is encoded by the exons atgtcatttaatgCTCCACTTCAGAACTGCATTTCCATATCGGACCTGCACCCAAGCACCACTCATCCT AATGTCGAAGGAGTTGTTATTGGCAAGACCGATATCAAAGGCTTTCCAGACAGAAAAA ATATTGGGTCAGAAAGACACACATTCAGGTTTACAATTAAGGATTCTCCTGACCATTTCATCAATGTTTTTTCCTGGGGAAGAGAGAATTTTATCCGTGCCTTGTCAGACAGTTTCAGAATTGGAGACTGTG TTGTAATTGAAAACCCTTTAATAGTAACCAAAGATGTGGAGAAAGAGGAGCAGTTCAACCCATCAACCCCAAG cttctaCAAACTGTTAGTGAGCGAAAACCATTCAACTGTCAGGGTATGCTCTGACATAGAAAGAGAAACCAGGCTTCTTTCTTTATTCCATCTGCCTGTGAAGGATTCTCAAGATTTCTACCCACTGGGGGACATTATTGCCAATGGGCAGAGCCTTGATGGAAAAGTTATAAATATTCTGGCAGCAGTTCGATCG GTTGGTGGACcaaagtatttcacaacagcaGACAGGCGCAAAGGACAGAGGTGTGAAGTAAAACTATTTGATGAAACTGTACCGTCCTTTCCCTTGATCTG CTGGGACAATGAAGCCATTCATCTTGCTCAGACATGGATCCCAATAGAGACAG tgcTCTTCATTGCTGATGCCCGAATTACATTTGACAGGTTTCGTCACAGTATGGCTGCAACAGTTACTTCGAAAACAATCATTACTGTCAACCCTG ACACAAGAGAAGCCAATCTGCTGTTCAACTATGCCGGGGAGTTTGTTAAAACTGGAGGATTGGATGACCCAGATGACCTGGCAGCAGATGGAGTGAACT tggaCTCTATTGTTGATGTATTCACTGTACATCAGCTGAAACTCAGAGCCCATGAAAATCTTGATGGGCCTgactccatctatggaatcaCGTATGCCTTCGTCACTACAATGAACCTTGACTCATCTTGTTCCAAATTAATACGAAACAGGTG TGCAAGATGCATGTTTTTGATAAATGAAGAAACGCAGAGTTGCTCCAGCATCACATGCAGTGAGTCAGGAAATCCTACAGAAGCCATTGCAAGCTTTGATTTGCTGGTGGACCTCACTGATCACACTGGCACTCTGAAGTCCTGCAACCTGTCTGGCACTGCAGCAGAAAAAACACTGGGCTGCACT gctgaagagtttATTTGTCTGACAGAAGGGCAGAAGACAGCCCTGAAATGGAAATTCCTTCTGGAAAGGTGCAAAGTTTACCATAAG GTGCTTCCAGCCCCCAATTCCAGAAGTGGTCTGAGGGTGAATGTGCTGTCCTGCACACTGGCTGACCCTGTGGAAACAGGACAAAGCTTTTCGAGATCAGCAATGTGA
- the fahd1 gene encoding oxaloacetate tautomerase FAHD1, mitochondrial: MASARNLNRFWEWGRKIICVGRNYADHAKELKNAIPSEPVLFLKPPSAYVREGSPILLPVYSTNLHHEVELGVVIGRGGTAIPQEAAMDHVAGYALCLDMTARDVQEECKSKGLPWTLAKAFNTSCPVSEFIPRDRVPDPGNVRLWLKVNDQLRQEGSTSQMIFSIPFLISYISEVITLEEGDLILTGTPRGVSSVQEHDEVQAGIEGVVSMTFRVDRL, encoded by the coding sequence ATGGCTTCCGCGAGAAATTTAAATAGATTCTGGGAATGGGGCAGGAAGATTATCTGCGTCGGGAGGAATTACGCGGACCACGCCAAGGAGCTGAAAAACGCCATCCCCTCCGAGCCGGTGCTGTTCCTCAAGCCCCCCTCTGCCTACGTCAGGGAGGGGTCCCCCATCCTGCTGCCGGTCTACTCCACCAACCTGCACCATGAGGTGGAGCTGGGGGTGGTCATCGGCAGGGGGGGCACGGCGATCCCGCAGGAGGCCGCGATGGACCACGTGGCTGGGTACGCGCTGTGCCTGGACATGACGGCCCGGGACGTGCAGGAGGAGTGCAAGTCCAAAGGCCTGCCCTGGACCCTGGCCAAGGCCTTCAACACGTCCTGCCCCGTCAGCGAGTTCATCCCCAGGGACAGGGTCCCGGACCCCGGTAACGTCCGGCTGTGGCTGAAGGTGAACGACCAGCTGCGCCAGGAGGGCAGCACCTCGCAGATGATCTTCTCCATCCCTTTCCTCATCAGCTACATCAGCGAGGTCATCACGCTGGAGGAGGGCGACCTGATCCTGACCGGCACGCCCAGGGGGGTGTCGAGCGTGCAGGAGCACGACGAGGTGCAGGCCGGCATCGAGGGCGTCGTCAGCATGACTTTCCGAGTCGACAGGCTGTGA
- the LOC102698848 gene encoding hydroxyacylglutathione hydrolase, mitochondrial — protein sequence MIYFKPQQCSVPARTLILTPAMYRSLASACALGVLGAAACKLALAQARAACLHSSRRSSLVAQADMKVELLPALTDNYMYLLIDEETREAAIVDPVEPQKVVDAIKKHRVKLTTVLTTHHHWDHAGGNEKLVKLVSGLKVYGGDDRVGALSQKVTHYNTFKVGSLNVKCLFTPCHTSGHICYFVTKDGSTEPPAVFTGDTLFVAGCGKFFEGTADEMYKALIDVLGKLPPETRVYCGHEYTINNLKFAQHVEPKNEAIRKKLAWAKEVYNKGEPTIPSTMAEEFTYNPFMRVREKAVQEHVGKSDPIPTMASLRKEKDGFRVPKD from the exons ATGATATACTTCAAACCCCAACAGTGTTCAGTTCCTGCACGGACGCTAATATTAACACCTGCTATGTACAGGTCACTGGCGAGTGCCTGCGCTCTCGGTGTCTTAGGAGCTGCTGCGTGTAAACTTG CCCTTGCCCAGGCCCGTGCAGCCTGCCTCCACTCCTCCCGGCGGTCTTCGCTGGTCGCTCAGGCAGACATGAAGGTGGAGCTGCTTCCGGCACTGACCGACAACTACATGTATCTCCTCATCGACGAGGAGACCCGGGAGGCTGCCATCGTGGACCCAGTGGAGCCCCAGAAG GTTGTGGACGCCATCAAAAAGCACAGAGTAAAGCTTACTACTGTCCTTACAACACATCATCACTG GGATCATGCCGGGGGCAACGAGAAGTTGGTGAAGCTGGTTTCAGGACTGAAGGTTTATGGAGGGGATGACAGGGTTGGAGCCCTCAGCCAGAAAGTAACACACTACAACACCTTCAAG GTGGGCTCTTTGAATGTGAAGTGTCTGTTCACACCTTGTCACACATCTGGGCACATCTGCTATTTTGTCACAAAAGACGGTAGCACTGAACCCCCAGCTGTTTTCACTG GAGACACCTTGTTTGTGGCGGGCTGTGGGAAGTTTTTTGAAGGCACTGCAGATGAAATGTACAAGGCTCTGATCGACGTGCTGGGCAAGCTGCCTCCTGAAACT CGGGTTTATTGCGGACACGAATATACCATCAACAACCTTAAGTTTGCCCAACATGTGGAGCCAAAGAACGAGGCGATCAGGAAAAAACTTGCCTGGGCaaag GAGGTGTACAACAAAGGAGAACCAACCATCCCGTCCACAATGGCCGAAGAATTCACGTACAATCCTTTCATGAGAGTCAG GGAGAAGGCCGTGCAGGAACACGTAGGGAAATCTGATCCCATTCCCACGATGGCCAGCCTCCGGAAAGAGAAGGATGGCTTCCGTGTTCCCAAGGACTGA